The Opitutaceae bacterium genome has a window encoding:
- a CDS encoding creatininase family protein has translation MELMSWGYYERLRPAQIDAIRNEHPIAYLPWGALEWHSYHDPIGLDGMKAHGLCTAMARQTGGVVLPPLYVATDTIKPLKGFKHTLEHGEETIKTLCREFLEQLADEGFKVLVVMTGHYGGIHKDAVVKTAATFAAAHPEVKVWAFPDSEPMEGHFQGDHAAIGETSFQLLFDGDLVDLGLVPQDRAPTLDDDGVWGDDPKNATAERGRLQLKAFLDHTVAKIQSMEAEVS, from the coding sequence ATGGAATTGATGTCCTGGGGATATTACGAGCGGCTCCGGCCGGCTCAAATCGACGCCATCCGCAACGAACACCCGATCGCCTACCTCCCATGGGGGGCGCTCGAATGGCACAGCTACCACGACCCGATCGGTCTCGACGGGATGAAGGCCCACGGCCTCTGCACCGCCATGGCCCGGCAGACCGGCGGGGTTGTCCTGCCCCCCCTCTATGTCGCGACCGATACGATCAAACCGCTCAAGGGCTTCAAACACACCCTCGAACACGGCGAGGAAACGATCAAGACCCTCTGCCGCGAGTTCCTCGAGCAACTGGCCGACGAGGGTTTCAAGGTTCTCGTGGTCATGACCGGTCACTACGGCGGGATCCACAAAGACGCCGTGGTCAAGACCGCCGCCACCTTCGCCGCCGCCCATCCCGAAGTGAAGGTCTGGGCCTTTCCCGACAGCGAGCCCATGGAGGGTCACTTCCAGGGTGATCATGCCGCCATCGGTGAGACTTCCTTCCAACTCCTTTTCGACGGAGATCTCGTCGACCTCGGTCTCGTTCCGCAGGATCGCGCCCCCACCCTCGACGACGACGGCGTCTGGGGCGATGACCCGAAAAACGCCACTGCGGAACGCGGACGGCTCCAGTTGAAAGCGTTCCTTGACCACACCGTGGCGAAGATCCAGTCCATGGAGGCCGAGGTTTCATGA
- a CDS encoding aldo/keto reductase, whose amino-acid sequence MKTRPLGRTGLQVSEIGLGTWAFNSWIYGQVDNAESVRTIRTALDLGITFFDTAPLYGVGKEDGVAEKVLGQGLGADRDRAIISTKFGRNPSMEGTHFNGRRARESVEESLRRLGTDRLDVLFFHSPFGPHEIDDDVWAVLADLKQAGKIRAVGHSISLFQDTQGMAREWAAERKIDVIQVVLSLMNREALPLIHDLGQDGVAVVARECLANGFLSGAIGPDTVFPKGSLNARYSREEITERARYADALKQILVRREITTLPRAALRWALDQEFVSLALTGAKNVAELEDGALASAAAPYTAAELQAAQNLHQRDYSAA is encoded by the coding sequence ATGAAGACCCGCCCCCTCGGACGCACCGGCCTGCAAGTCAGCGAGATCGGCCTCGGGACCTGGGCCTTCAATTCCTGGATCTACGGCCAGGTCGACAACGCCGAGTCCGTCCGGACCATCCGGACCGCGCTCGACCTCGGTATCACCTTCTTCGATACAGCCCCGCTTTACGGGGTCGGCAAGGAGGATGGGGTGGCCGAAAAGGTCCTCGGCCAGGGCCTCGGCGCCGATCGCGATCGCGCCATCATCTCCACCAAGTTCGGACGAAATCCCTCGATGGAAGGGACTCACTTCAACGGCCGCCGGGCCCGTGAGTCGGTCGAGGAAAGCCTCCGGCGTCTCGGGACCGACCGTCTCGATGTCCTCTTCTTTCACTCCCCCTTCGGTCCGCACGAGATCGACGACGATGTCTGGGCCGTCCTGGCCGACCTGAAACAGGCGGGAAAAATCCGGGCCGTCGGCCACTCCATTTCCCTTTTCCAAGACACCCAGGGCATGGCCCGGGAATGGGCGGCGGAGCGGAAGATCGACGTCATCCAGGTCGTGCTCAGCCTGATGAACCGGGAGGCCCTCCCCCTCATTCATGATCTCGGGCAGGACGGCGTCGCCGTGGTGGCCCGGGAATGCCTGGCCAACGGGTTCCTCAGCGGCGCAATTGGACCCGACACGGTCTTCCCCAAGGGATCCCTCAATGCCCGCTACTCCCGCGAGGAGATCACGGAGCGGGCCCGCTATGCAGACGCCCTCAAACAGATCCTCGTCCGCCGGGAGATCACCACCCTGCCCCGGGCCGCCCTCCGCTGGGCCCTGGATCAGGAATTCGTCTCCCTCGCCCTGACCGGCGCCAAGAACGTTGCCGAACTCGAGGATGGCGCCCTCGCCTCCGCGGCCGCCCCCTACACCGCGGCAGAGCTCCAGGCCGCGCAGAACCTGCACCAACGCGACTATTCGGCGGCGTGA
- a CDS encoding phytanoyl-CoA dioxygenase family protein, with the protein MTTPTTLPETKILEFRTNGFVHIPAIISKEEAARFARAALDLQENHIRNQTANSDRPVFTQMVNVWRENETMKALTLHPNVAAVATTLAGVPLRLWHDQILIKKPHNNAPTEFHQDQPYWPHANSPHPISAWIALVDVPVERGCMTFIPRAQSRTDLPAQNLGDSRSLFTICPDLEWEPRVILPLKAGDCTFHHGRCPHMATPNFTDDPRVAHVVIFIDRTTTYRKQGHVVTDPLGLEDGALLEGDLFPEVG; encoded by the coding sequence ATGACCACCCCCACCACCCTTCCCGAAACCAAGATCCTGGAATTCCGGACCAACGGATTCGTCCACATCCCCGCGATCATCTCCAAAGAGGAGGCCGCCCGCTTCGCCAGGGCCGCTCTTGATCTGCAGGAAAATCACATCAGAAACCAGACGGCGAACAGCGACCGGCCCGTCTTCACCCAGATGGTCAATGTCTGGCGTGAGAACGAGACGATGAAGGCGCTGACCCTTCATCCCAATGTGGCGGCCGTCGCCACAACGCTGGCCGGCGTTCCCCTTCGCCTCTGGCACGATCAGATCCTGATCAAGAAGCCGCACAACAACGCGCCGACCGAGTTCCACCAGGATCAACCCTACTGGCCGCACGCCAACTCACCCCATCCGATTTCGGCCTGGATCGCCCTGGTCGATGTCCCGGTGGAACGAGGGTGCATGACCTTCATCCCCCGGGCCCAGTCCCGGACCGATCTGCCCGCCCAGAACCTCGGCGACTCGCGCAGCCTCTTCACCATCTGCCCCGACCTCGAATGGGAGCCGCGGGTCATCCTCCCCCTGAAAGCGGGCGATTGCACCTTCCACCACGGCCGCTGCCCCCACATGGCCACCCCGAATTTCACCGACGATCCCCGGGTCGCTCACGTCGTCATCTTCATCGATCGGACCACCACCTACCGCAAGCAGGGGCACGTCGTCACCGATCCGCTCGGACTTGAGGATGGTGCCCTCCTCGAAGGCGATCTTTTCCCGGAGGTGGGTTGA
- a CDS encoding UxaA family hydrolase: MSSPIPFQACARLAGPRDNVAIATCTIDAGSRVLMPNGERTVPFTVLLGHRFAVSSVGAGEDLLSWGRPFGKAIRPIVAGEYVCNEEILRALSVRKAGGVFPETPNFVSRIVAYRLDESTFCPAPPVEQVDSPAAFLAHQRTGRRGSGTRNFVVLLGTSSRTGSFVRKLAARVAGLARIHPSIDGIVPVAHTEGGDPEMPNNREEVLRTLAGFMVHPNVGAVLAVDYGVEPINNRELRNWMERHDYPLDHTLHRFLSLEGSHAAAETEAEAQIRRWLPAVAASPRIPVDLSGLCIGLQCGGSDAFSGISGNPLVGAVGHEIIRHGGRVCLTETDELIGAEDHILGRVRDLDTARRFLAAIERFKERLSWHGATAEGNPSGGNQLRGLYNITLKSLGASAKKSPLTRLDRVGDYAERILEPGFTFMDGPGSDLEGIAGQVAAGCNLLLFVTGNGSVTNFPFVPTIKVTTTTARHQLLEREMDVNAGRYLDGEPMDRLRDEAFDLVRTVASGERTKGERAGHSQVMIWRNWRQTKPAQGPDTSERIEPDGRPITRSATDSNDEGIGLPALRVGNRRALDRIGLILPVSMCSAEIARLAAERLNAGDLAGSAGLSRFVALVHTEGCGSTGVALYRQLARTYRGYLTHPHVAAALVLEHGCEKIPNDVLRKSLRDSGIDENRFGWASVQLDGGMDKVLDRIEVWFSQKLRSMEQPEGRLADPGALALGVLSDGEPSPRLVEAFGRLSDRLLRSGGSVLVPVSDPILKDPSFRAQVLQGEPIRPTLAYGQPMAHPGLHLVDTETRHWVENLTGLGACGAEILLGAVAVHPREGHPLLPVLQVAAGSWDGRLTAESVDLVLPSEEKEADTALIDLLRSTASGSLQPRSQQSGMTDFQITRGRLGVTS, translated from the coding sequence ATGAGCAGCCCGATTCCATTTCAGGCGTGTGCTCGTTTGGCCGGGCCACGCGACAACGTCGCCATCGCGACGTGCACGATCGATGCCGGCAGCCGGGTCTTGATGCCGAATGGTGAACGGACCGTTCCCTTCACTGTGCTGCTCGGACATCGTTTTGCGGTCTCGTCCGTCGGCGCGGGTGAGGATTTGCTCTCATGGGGGCGCCCCTTCGGGAAAGCCATCCGGCCGATTGTTGCGGGTGAGTATGTCTGCAATGAAGAGATTCTCAGGGCGCTGTCGGTTCGAAAAGCGGGTGGTGTCTTCCCCGAAACCCCAAACTTTGTCAGCCGGATCGTTGCCTATCGGCTGGACGAATCGACCTTTTGTCCCGCTCCACCAGTTGAGCAGGTGGATTCTCCCGCGGCCTTTCTCGCCCACCAACGGACCGGTCGTCGTGGATCCGGGACCCGCAACTTCGTCGTCTTGCTGGGCACCAGTTCCCGGACCGGCAGCTTTGTCCGGAAGTTGGCCGCCCGGGTTGCCGGGTTGGCGCGGATTCATCCGTCGATCGACGGGATAGTTCCGGTGGCTCACACCGAAGGCGGCGATCCGGAGATGCCGAACAACCGGGAGGAAGTCCTCCGGACCCTCGCCGGGTTCATGGTCCACCCCAATGTCGGGGCGGTCCTGGCAGTGGATTACGGGGTTGAGCCGATCAACAACCGTGAGCTGCGGAATTGGATGGAGAGGCACGATTATCCGCTCGACCACACACTTCATCGTTTTCTGTCTCTCGAGGGTTCCCACGCCGCGGCCGAGACCGAAGCCGAGGCGCAGATCCGGCGTTGGCTGCCGGCGGTGGCGGCTTCCCCAAGGATACCGGTCGACCTCTCCGGTCTTTGCATCGGCCTGCAATGCGGGGGTTCCGACGCCTTTTCGGGGATTTCCGGAAATCCCCTGGTTGGCGCGGTGGGTCATGAGATCATCCGGCACGGAGGGCGGGTCTGCCTGACCGAGACCGATGAATTGATCGGAGCCGAGGATCACATCCTCGGTCGAGTCCGGGATTTGGATACGGCCCGCCGGTTTCTTGCGGCCATCGAGAGATTCAAGGAGCGGTTGTCCTGGCATGGGGCGACGGCGGAGGGCAATCCGTCCGGAGGCAACCAATTGCGGGGGCTTTACAACATCACGCTCAAATCGCTCGGGGCGTCGGCCAAGAAATCGCCGCTGACGCGACTTGACCGGGTCGGCGACTATGCCGAACGCATTCTCGAACCGGGTTTCACCTTCATGGACGGCCCCGGCAGTGATCTCGAGGGGATCGCGGGGCAGGTCGCGGCCGGGTGCAACCTGCTCCTCTTTGTCACCGGGAACGGCTCGGTCACCAATTTCCCCTTTGTGCCGACGATCAAGGTCACCACGACCACCGCGCGGCATCAATTGCTCGAGCGGGAAATGGACGTCAATGCGGGCCGGTATCTCGACGGGGAACCGATGGACCGGCTGCGCGATGAGGCGTTTGACCTGGTCCGGACGGTGGCTTCAGGGGAGCGGACGAAAGGTGAAAGAGCGGGTCACAGTCAGGTCATGATCTGGCGCAACTGGCGCCAGACCAAGCCGGCTCAGGGTCCAGATACGAGCGAACGGATCGAACCGGACGGGAGGCCGATTACCCGATCGGCAACGGATTCGAACGATGAGGGAATCGGCCTCCCCGCCTTGCGGGTCGGTAATCGCCGGGCATTGGACCGGATCGGCTTGATCCTGCCGGTCAGCATGTGTTCCGCCGAAATCGCCCGGCTGGCCGCCGAACGACTCAATGCGGGCGACCTCGCCGGCAGTGCCGGGCTCAGTCGCTTCGTGGCGCTGGTGCATACGGAGGGCTGTGGCTCGACCGGGGTCGCCCTCTATCGTCAGCTGGCGCGGACTTACCGGGGTTACCTGACCCATCCCCACGTGGCGGCGGCGCTGGTTCTCGAACATGGCTGCGAGAAGATCCCCAACGATGTCCTCAGGAAGAGCCTGCGCGACTCCGGGATTGATGAGAATCGTTTTGGCTGGGCCAGCGTCCAGTTGGACGGCGGGATGGACAAGGTGCTCGACCGGATTGAGGTCTGGTTTTCACAGAAGCTTCGGTCGATGGAGCAGCCCGAAGGGCGACTGGCCGATCCGGGAGCGCTGGCCTTGGGTGTTCTTTCGGATGGCGAACCATCACCCCGCCTGGTCGAAGCCTTCGGACGATTGTCCGATCGGCTGCTTCGTTCCGGCGGATCGGTCCTTGTCCCGGTTTCGGACCCGATCCTGAAGGATCCCTCGTTTCGCGCGCAGGTTCTCCAGGGCGAACCGATCCGGCCGACCCTGGCCTATGGACAGCCGATGGCGCATCCCGGACTTCATCTGGTGGATACGGAAACGCGCCACTGGGTGGAGAACCTGACCGGGCTCGGCGCCTGTGGGGCCGAGATCCTGCTCGGCGCGGTCGCCGTTCATCCCCGGGAGGGGCATCCACTGCTCCCGGTTCTCCAGGTGGCGGCCGGTTCATGGGACGGGCGACTGACTGCCGAGTCGGTCGACCTCGTTCTTCCCTCGGAAGAAAAGGAGGCGGATACCGCTCTGATTGACCTTCTGCGGTCGACGGCGTCCGGATCGCTCCAGCCGAGAAGTCAGCAGAGCGGAATGACCGATTTCCAGATCACCCGCGGCCGGCTCGGGGTGACCTCGTGA
- a CDS encoding sulfatase yields MPINCGPNILLITSEDTGLHFGCYGDPVQATPRLDRLAAEGTRFANAYTTQAVCSPGRASILTGLYPHQNGQFGLATHGFTMHRPFANLSTILKGAGFRTGRIGKLHVLPESAFSFDFVWNDPEHISFLHRDQVRIAEKAGDFMEEDEEPFFLMVNYPDAHLPFLRQSFELPAKPFEADEVEVPAEVGLTSPRLRRHTADYYSCISRLDSGIGLLLDRLEQAGRAGNTLVCFIADHGAQFSRGKGTINELGVKVPCIIRWPGVGRTGQVREELVSCIDVLPTILDAVGLQPPEPVPGRSLRPLLAGEEPDWRTHLFCEWTSSHPFPEPSFLFPQRSVRNDRYKLISNLLPDRENPVEEYYTRQVLVETGANQEEIDAAPEKTRKAYATWRHPPALELYDLRDDPQELVNLAEENAFRSIRDELLRKLKNWRQATGDPLLDPGKLDLLMAEDREVSAMRGSHRNPGFAWKYPDRLYPS; encoded by the coding sequence ATGCCGATTAACTGCGGCCCCAACATCCTCCTCATCACCTCCGAGGACACCGGCCTCCACTTTGGCTGTTACGGCGATCCGGTCCAGGCAACCCCGAGACTCGACCGGTTGGCCGCCGAGGGCACCCGCTTTGCCAACGCCTACACCACCCAGGCGGTCTGCAGTCCGGGCCGGGCTTCCATCCTGACCGGGCTCTACCCGCACCAGAACGGTCAGTTCGGCCTGGCCACGCATGGGTTCACCATGCATCGGCCGTTTGCCAATCTCTCGACCATTCTCAAGGGAGCCGGGTTCCGGACCGGGCGGATCGGCAAACTGCACGTGCTGCCCGAATCGGCATTTTCATTCGACTTTGTCTGGAACGACCCCGAGCACATCAGCTTCCTCCATCGGGACCAAGTCCGGATCGCGGAGAAAGCCGGCGATTTCATGGAAGAGGACGAGGAACCGTTCTTCCTCATGGTCAACTACCCGGATGCCCACCTGCCCTTCCTGCGCCAGTCGTTTGAACTCCCGGCGAAACCATTCGAGGCCGATGAGGTCGAGGTTCCGGCCGAAGTGGGCCTAACCAGTCCGCGCCTTCGGCGGCACACTGCGGACTACTACAGCTGTATCAGCAGATTGGATTCAGGGATTGGACTCCTGCTGGATCGACTGGAGCAGGCCGGCCGGGCCGGCAACACCCTGGTCTGCTTCATCGCCGACCACGGCGCGCAGTTCTCCCGCGGCAAGGGGACCATCAATGAACTCGGGGTGAAGGTGCCCTGCATCATCCGCTGGCCCGGGGTCGGCCGGACGGGACAGGTCCGCGAAGAGCTGGTCTCCTGCATCGATGTCCTGCCCACCATCCTCGACGCGGTCGGATTACAGCCGCCCGAACCCGTGCCGGGGCGCTCCCTTCGCCCGCTTCTAGCCGGAGAAGAGCCGGATTGGAGAACCCATCTGTTCTGCGAATGGACCTCGAGTCACCCATTCCCCGAACCCTCCTTTCTCTTTCCCCAACGCTCGGTGCGGAACGACCGCTACAAACTCATTTCCAATCTGCTGCCCGACCGCGAGAATCCGGTGGAAGAATACTACACCCGACAGGTTCTGGTCGAAACCGGAGCCAACCAGGAGGAGATTGACGCAGCCCCGGAGAAAACCCGCAAGGCCTACGCCACCTGGCGTCATCCGCCCGCGCTCGAGCTCTATGACCTTCGGGATGATCCCCAAGAGCTCGTGAATCTGGCCGAAGAAAATGCCTTCCGGTCGATCCGGGATGAACTGCTCCGGAAGCTGAAGAACTGGCGGCAAGCCACCGGTGATCCTCTTCTTGATCCCGGCAAGCTGGATCTGCTGATGGCCGAAGACCGCGAAGTCTCCGCCATGCGCGGGTCTCATCGCAATCCCGGCTTTGCCTGGAAATACCCGGACCGGCTGTACCCCTCCTGA
- a CDS encoding thioredoxin family protein codes for MNNPEVPSPQPTGAAVKPERKRTHPFWRWFWLTFLVASLGYAWYSYYVPSNDVTWAGDIASARQLASESGKPMLLFFTAEWCVPCRIMKREVFADEKVMTAINERVIPVMIYAGEPGADETFSQYKVEGTPITIFTDPRGTVLDYAVGRIGKAEFLEMLENLKIPNS; via the coding sequence ATGAACAACCCAGAAGTCCCTTCGCCCCAACCAACCGGAGCCGCCGTCAAACCCGAAAGAAAGAGAACCCATCCCTTTTGGCGATGGTTTTGGCTGACCTTCCTCGTGGCCTCCCTGGGGTACGCCTGGTATTCATACTACGTCCCTTCGAATGATGTGACCTGGGCGGGCGACATCGCTTCCGCTCGTCAGTTGGCCTCCGAATCGGGAAAGCCCATGCTGCTGTTTTTTACGGCCGAATGGTGCGTGCCCTGCCGGATCATGAAGAGGGAGGTCTTTGCCGATGAGAAAGTAATGACTGCAATCAATGAAAGAGTGATCCCAGTGATGATCTATGCGGGTGAACCCGGTGCGGATGAGACGTTCAGTCAGTACAAAGTCGAAGGCACACCGATCACCATCTTCACGGATCCCCGGGGAACGGTACTGGATTACGCGGTTGGCAGGATTGGGAAGGCCGAGTTCCTCGAAATGCTCGAGAATCTGAAGATCCCGAATTCCTGA
- a CDS encoding ABC transporter permease, which yields MRNVLLIAVSDFRLLLRQRVAFIWLLVMPLAFIVFIGMANRGGGGPVNPNPQVLIENLDTGFLANLLMDELNAQGMWLVGEEERDQAKRGITIPAGFTERVLAGEQVKVDFFKVEGSEDAAAIMIELRLVRALVAVNAALVEFARERPVGTVLVESDLKAILESPDPVVLEARFAGKNPTPAGFNQSLPGILVMYLLINLLSFGAISLSVERKEGILKRLSAYPVRRTELVVGKILGRFLIGGLQIVVVLVFGQLVFGVKVGHNLPLIVLTLSVYAWLCAACGVFIGSVTSNPDRVLGLSIVIGMMMAALGGCWWPLEIVGDTMKAVGMSLPTGWAMSALHQLISFGGGWAQIDWQLGLLALLGVLATLLAGRFLKYD from the coding sequence ATGAGAAACGTTCTGCTGATCGCCGTTTCCGATTTCCGTCTTCTGCTGCGACAGCGGGTCGCCTTCATCTGGCTCCTCGTCATGCCACTCGCTTTCATTGTCTTTATCGGGATGGCCAATCGGGGCGGGGGAGGGCCGGTCAATCCCAACCCGCAGGTGCTGATCGAAAATCTGGATACGGGGTTTCTTGCCAATCTCCTGATGGATGAGCTGAATGCCCAGGGCATGTGGCTGGTCGGGGAGGAGGAGCGTGACCAGGCCAAGCGGGGCATCACCATCCCGGCGGGCTTCACCGAGCGGGTCCTGGCGGGAGAACAGGTCAAGGTCGACTTCTTCAAGGTTGAAGGCAGTGAAGATGCCGCCGCCATCATGATTGAGCTCCGGTTGGTCCGTGCGCTCGTCGCGGTCAATGCCGCCCTCGTGGAGTTTGCGCGGGAGCGACCGGTGGGAACCGTCCTGGTCGAGAGTGATCTCAAGGCGATCCTGGAGAGCCCCGACCCGGTTGTTCTGGAGGCCCGATTCGCCGGGAAGAATCCGACTCCGGCCGGCTTCAATCAATCTCTGCCGGGCATCCTCGTCATGTATCTCCTGATCAATCTTCTGAGTTTCGGCGCAATCAGTCTGTCAGTCGAACGGAAGGAAGGGATTCTCAAACGTCTTTCCGCCTACCCGGTCCGTCGGACGGAGCTCGTGGTGGGCAAGATCCTCGGACGCTTTTTGATCGGTGGCCTCCAGATCGTGGTCGTGCTCGTATTCGGCCAGTTGGTCTTCGGGGTGAAGGTCGGCCACAACCTGCCGCTGATCGTCCTGACCCTAAGTGTTTACGCCTGGCTCTGTGCGGCCTGCGGGGTCTTCATCGGGTCGGTGACCTCGAATCCGGACCGCGTCCTCGGGCTCTCCATCGTAATCGGAATGATGATGGCGGCGTTGGGCGGCTGCTGGTGGCCTCTGGAGATCGTGGGTGATACCATGAAGGCGGTCGGGATGAGCCTGCCGACCGGCTGGGCGATGAGCGCCCTGCACCAGTTGATCAGTTTTGGCGGCGGGTGGGCGCAGATCGACTGGCAGCTCGGGCTGCTTGCGTTGCTCGGGGTCCTGGCGACCCTGCTCGCCGGCCGGTTTCTCAAGTACGATTGA
- a CDS encoding ABC transporter permease: MIGQLLRKDLRRAWRNPLPFLIQLAIPLCITGVIGLAFGPKEGGQPVAAIKIAVVDEDDTPLSDFLKGSFNQGENRQFIEPQIVDRTEAMRLIEKDQISAVIIIPEGFTDAYLDAGRPPPLVLIKNPAQSYYPAIVEELTDAGVEALNALSRTFGPELKDIKDIITPGDEKRTSLLTVAALLIRLEVVVQRVEDYLFPPRISYSSGERAEAGSENGPGFNIFGFVLSGMTAMFMMFIASLSITDIYKEIKGQTMARMRTMMPGVFPIVFAKVIFTLIMVMGCAVILFGGGGLLFGVSWGNPFPVTILCLSYGFFCAGLMACVAALAGSETRINVVSNIVIFGQAFVGGSMAPVESLPAFLRDHLTPFTPLYWFSGSIRTLENGVGEQAWLSSSLLLGLTGIAMVLLAVWLLDRLLQKGGRA, from the coding sequence ATGATCGGTCAACTGCTCCGCAAGGATCTCCGTCGGGCCTGGCGCAATCCGCTGCCCTTCCTTATTCAGCTGGCCATACCTCTCTGTATCACCGGGGTGATCGGGCTGGCCTTTGGTCCGAAGGAGGGCGGTCAGCCGGTCGCCGCGATCAAGATTGCGGTCGTCGATGAAGATGATACCCCGCTCAGCGATTTCCTGAAAGGGTCCTTCAACCAGGGCGAGAACAGACAGTTCATCGAACCACAGATTGTAGACCGGACGGAGGCGATGCGGCTGATTGAAAAGGACCAGATCAGCGCGGTCATCATCATTCCCGAAGGCTTCACGGATGCCTATCTGGATGCGGGTAGGCCGCCCCCGCTGGTGCTGATCAAGAATCCCGCTCAGTCCTATTATCCCGCGATCGTCGAGGAACTGACGGACGCGGGGGTCGAGGCGCTCAACGCGCTCAGTCGGACCTTTGGGCCGGAGCTGAAGGACATCAAGGATATCATCACTCCTGGGGATGAGAAACGGACGAGCCTGTTGACCGTTGCGGCGCTGCTCATCCGCCTGGAAGTCGTCGTCCAGCGGGTGGAGGATTACCTCTTTCCCCCGCGGATCAGCTATTCGAGCGGGGAGCGCGCGGAGGCGGGATCGGAGAATGGCCCCGGCTTCAATATCTTCGGCTTCGTTCTTTCCGGGATGACCGCCATGTTCATGATGTTCATCGCCAGCCTGAGCATCACCGACATCTACAAGGAAATCAAGGGTCAGACCATGGCCCGGATGCGCACCATGATGCCGGGAGTGTTCCCCATCGTATTCGCAAAGGTCATCTTCACCCTGATCATGGTAATGGGGTGCGCGGTCATTCTTTTTGGAGGCGGAGGCCTGCTTTTCGGGGTCTCCTGGGGCAACCCCTTCCCGGTGACGATTCTCTGCCTGTCCTATGGATTCTTCTGCGCGGGATTGATGGCCTGTGTGGCGGCCTTGGCGGGCAGCGAGACCCGCATCAATGTCGTCAGCAATATCGTCATCTTCGGGCAGGCCTTCGTTGGCGGTTCCATGGCTCCGGTCGAATCCCTGCCCGCCTTTCTCCGCGATCACCTTACCCCGTTCACCCCCCTTTACTGGTTCAGCGGCAGTATCCGGACTCTGGAAAACGGAGTGGGAGAACAGGCCTGGTTGTCTTCCAGTCTGCTTCTCGGGTTGACGGGTATCGCCATGGTCCTGCTCGCGGTATGGTTGCTGGACCGCCTGCTCCAGAAGGGAGGTCGGGCATGA
- a CDS encoding ABC transporter ATP-binding protein yields MSYLEVNDLSKAFGDLKAVDGVNFRVEAGEIYGLLGPNGAGKTTTISMVSGLLKPDAGGVRVDGKDFWSDPIAAQRKIGVVPQEIALYEELSGRENLEFWGQLAGLSKREVRARAVVLLESLNLTERARDPIKKYSGGMKRRINLGCALMHRPKLLLLDEPTVGIDPQARANILSFIKGLVADGTAVLYTTHYLEEAEELCNRIGIIDHGRVLVEGTLEELRKRVGGDQIFVLEGAFDDLDPATWPGFRDHFRVIQRKPQQFMLTPLQQRHPSDCLRELLELPVTVENATVKKPTLNDLFLQLTGRELRE; encoded by the coding sequence ATGAGTTATCTTGAAGTGAACGATCTATCCAAGGCCTTCGGGGATCTGAAGGCGGTGGACGGTGTCAATTTCCGGGTCGAAGCCGGTGAAATCTACGGCCTGCTCGGTCCCAACGGAGCCGGCAAGACGACAACCATCTCCATGGTATCCGGGCTTCTCAAACCCGACGCGGGCGGAGTCCGAGTGGACGGAAAGGATTTCTGGTCGGACCCGATCGCGGCCCAGCGCAAGATCGGGGTCGTGCCCCAGGAGATCGCGCTTTACGAGGAGCTTTCCGGTCGGGAGAACCTGGAATTCTGGGGTCAGTTGGCCGGTCTTTCGAAGCGCGAGGTGCGCGCACGGGCGGTCGTGCTTCTCGAATCGCTCAACCTGACCGAGCGGGCGCGTGATCCGATCAAAAAGTATTCCGGAGGGATGAAGCGGCGGATCAATCTGGGCTGCGCCCTCATGCATCGCCCCAAGCTGTTGCTTCTCGATGAACCGACGGTCGGCATCGATCCGCAGGCCCGTGCCAATATCCTTTCCTTCATCAAGGGTCTGGTCGCCGACGGAACGGCCGTTCTTTACACGACCCATTATCTGGAGGAGGCCGAGGAACTCTGCAACCGCATCGGGATCATCGACCATGGCCGTGTGCTCGTGGAGGGCACTCTGGAGGAATTGCGGAAACGGGTCGGCGGCGACCAGATCTTTGTGCTCGAGGGCGCCTTTGATGATTTGGATCCGGCCACCTGGCCCGGGTTTCGGGACCATTTCCGGGTGATACAGCGCAAGCCCCAGCAATTCATGCTCACTCCCCTGCAGCAACGCCATCCCTCGGATTGCCTGCGTGAGTTGCTCGAGCTGCCGGTCACGGTGGAAAACGCCACCGTGAAGAAACCGACCCTGAACGACCTCTTCCTCCAGCTGACGGGGCGCGAACTTCGCGAGTGA